One Tachysurus vachellii isolate PV-2020 chromosome 18, HZAU_Pvac_v1, whole genome shotgun sequence DNA segment encodes these proteins:
- the LOC132861497 gene encoding bcl-2-like protein 12, with protein MIVSCYQPVCQQSYPSDEDGERKANEKKKKKSKLKLVELFKKKSTKKDESRPQRPSSLPVKVDVGSVKTPQSPTHPPEFYNGVAKKLDRIAQQSVKRKSPTKPEPIQPREDNKEAIVQQLVHILTKGDSINEKIKANPLLHKSLSRMSYASFARLLDSCANEAVDPPLPVSESPTLRRVAITMEMTRRVVMTTGVTQRVEGYAERYMENFAPWVKSQGGWENIVQKEVQEFD; from the exons ATGATTGTATCTTGCTATCAACCTGTATGTCAACAATCCTATCCATCTGACGAGGATGGAGAGCGGAAAGCAaacgaaaaaaagaaaaagaagagcaaaCTGAAGCTGGTGGaactttttaagaaaaaaagcacaaagaaagATGAGTCGCGTCCCCAGCGGCCGTCGTCACTTCCTGTGAAAGTGGATGTGGGGTCAGTTAAAACTCCGCAGTCGCCAA CGCACCCTCCTGAGTTCTACAATGGCGTGGCAAAAAAACTGGACCGAATCGCTCAGCAAAGCGTGAAGAGAAAATCGCCGACTAAACCTGAACCCATCCAGCCCAGAg AAGACAATAAAGAAGCCATCGTACAGCAGCTCGTCCACATACTGACAAAAGGAGACAGCATTAATGAGAAG attaaAGCTAATCCTCTGCTGCATAAGTCTCTGAGCCGGATGTCCTACGCGTCCTTCGCCAGGCTGCTCGACTCCTGTGCCAACGAAGCTGTAGACCCGCCCCTTCCTGTGTCCGAGAGCCCCACCTTGCGGCGTGTGGCCATCACCATGGAGATGACCCGACGGGTCGTCATGACGACGGGCGTGACGCAGCGTGTGGAAGGATATGCTGAGCGCTACATGGAGAACTTCGCTCCCTGGGTGAAGAGTCAGGGAGGATGG gaaaACATTGTGCAGAAGGAGGTGCAGGAGTTCGACTAA
- the LOC132861472 gene encoding sialidase-3-like produces MGNSTGRHRETPGLSPTPLFTNTFYRIPALIYIDQTFLAFAEKRTSIKDEHAKVLVLNRGKRQNGSVQWSGVEELKEAKMLDHRTMNPCPVYDEKNKRLFLFFICVRGSITEQEQIKSGNNAARLCYITSSDSGETWSELTDLTESVIGDEIHNWATFGVGPGHGLQMKDGGRLIVPAYAYTCCVNLCCCATLCCPAKPYSFAFYSDDKGTTWKFGNKLSVESIECEMAEVTIKGKNVLYCSARSTKGHRVEAFSEDKGESFQIMKSNAKLVEPPSGCQGSVVSFQHGNETWLMFSHTTDKKERKNLGIYLNKTPKNPAGWAEPYIINHGTSGYSDVVQCDQENFACLLERTTDNSKEIVFVRFQLSDMPNL; encoded by the exons ATGGGAAACAGcacagggagacacagagagacaccagGATTGTCCCCAACACCTCTGTTCACAAATACGTTCTACCGAATCCCAGCTCTAATCTACATTGACCAAACCTTTCTGGCTTTTGCTGAGAAGCGAACCTCAATCAAGGATGAGCATGCGAAAGTGCTGGTCCTCAACAGGGGAAAGCGGCAGAATGGAAGTGTTCAG tggtCAGGTGTTGAGGAGCTCAAAGAAGCAAAGATGCTGGATCATCGCACCATGAACCCGTGTCCTGTCTATGACGAAAAAAACAAAcgtctctttctgttctttatctGTGTGCGTGGTAGTATCACTGAGCAAGAGCAGATAAAGTCAGGTAATAACGCTGCTAGGTTATGTTACATTACTAGCAGTGACAGTGGTGAGACTTGGTCAGAATTGACAGATTTGACAGAAAGCGTGATTGGTGATGAGATCCATAATTGGGCCACGTTCGGTGTAGGACCTGGACACGGCCTTCAGATGAAGGATGGTGGCAGACTCATCGTTCCTGCTTACGCTTATACATGTTGTGTTAATCTCTGTTGTTGTGCTACACTCTGTTGTCCTGCCAAACCCTATTCTTTTGCATTCTATAGTGACGATAAAGGCACTACCTGGAAATTTGGAAATAAATTAAGTGTCGAGTCCATTGAGTGTGAGATGGCAGAGGTGACTATCAAGGGCAAGAACGTGTTATACTGCAGTGCAAGAAGCACTAAGGGTCATAGAGTGGAGGCTTTTAGTGAGGACAAAGGAGAGAGTTTTCAAATAATGAAAAGTAATGCGAAATTGGTGGAGCCCCCTAGTGGCTGCCAGGGGAGTGTAGTGAGCTTCCAGCATGGAAATGAAACATGGCtcatgttttcacacacaactgacaaaaaggagagaaagaatcTTGGGATTTATTTGAATAAGACTCCTAAAAATCCCGCAGGATGGGCTGAACCATACATCATCAATCACGGCACCAGTGGATACTCTGATGTGGTTCAGTGTGACCAGGAGAACTTTGCTTGCCTCCTGGAGCGTACGACGGATAACTCCAAAGAAATCGTTTTTGTGAGGTTTCAGCTCAGCGATATGCCAAATCTGTAG